A genomic region of Exiguobacterium sp. Helios contains the following coding sequences:
- the mraY gene encoding phospho-N-acetylmuramoyl-pentapeptide-transferase — protein MITLFISLIIAFLVVVLVMPKAIPFLHSLKFGQEIREEGPDWHQVKSGTPTMGGIVILLAMIGSLIVLLLMGDLDRSHLSLLFLTLAYGAIGFIDDYIKVVKKRNLGLNSKQKLVGQIVVGLLFVWLSGGFSSQATYLSIPFTTWSIDFGILYPLVALFWLVGFSNAVNLTDGLDGLVSFTAIPTFLFFGLYGWFIADEPGVALFAFSAVGALIGFLVFNVYPAKIFMGDTGSLALGAALAGLSILLKLELLLVLIGIVFVVETLSVILQVISFKTTGKRIFKMSPIHHHFEMVGWSEWRIVGTFASISLIVALIAYLFV, from the coding sequence ATGATTACATTATTCATCAGTTTAATTATTGCGTTTTTGGTTGTCGTACTCGTGATGCCAAAAGCGATTCCTTTTTTACACAGCCTTAAATTTGGTCAAGAGATTCGGGAAGAAGGTCCGGATTGGCACCAAGTGAAATCAGGGACGCCGACGATGGGTGGAATCGTCATTTTGCTGGCTATGATCGGCAGCCTGATTGTTCTCTTATTGATGGGAGACTTGGATCGGAGTCATCTGTCGTTGCTGTTCTTAACGCTTGCCTACGGGGCAATCGGTTTCATCGATGATTACATCAAGGTCGTCAAAAAACGTAATCTTGGTTTGAACTCGAAGCAAAAATTAGTTGGACAAATTGTTGTTGGTCTGTTGTTTGTCTGGTTGAGCGGTGGATTTTCGAGTCAGGCGACGTATCTGTCGATTCCATTTACGACCTGGTCGATTGATTTCGGTATCCTGTATCCATTAGTCGCGTTATTCTGGCTCGTCGGATTCTCGAATGCCGTCAATCTGACGGACGGACTGGACGGACTCGTATCCTTTACGGCTATTCCGACGTTTCTGTTCTTTGGCCTCTACGGATGGTTCATAGCCGATGAGCCAGGTGTTGCCTTATTTGCTTTTTCAGCTGTCGGTGCATTGATCGGGTTCCTCGTGTTTAATGTCTACCCGGCTAAAATCTTCATGGGTGATACCGGCTCACTTGCTTTAGGAGCAGCCCTTGCTGGTTTATCGATCTTATTGAAACTGGAATTATTGTTAGTATTGATTGGAATTGTATTCGTTGTTGAGACATTATCGGTCATCCTGCAGGTTATTTCCTTCAAGACGACAGGAAAACGTATCTTTAAGATGAGTCCGATTCATCACCATTTCGAAATGGTCGGTTGGAGTGAATGGCGAATCGTTGGAACATTTGCTTCGATTAGCTTAATCGTGGCGTTAATCGCCTATCTGTTCGTGTAA
- the murG gene encoding undecaprenyldiphospho-muramoylpentapeptide beta-N-acetylglucosaminyltransferase, giving the protein MRIVVSGGGTGGHIYPALAMIREVERRMACEVLYIGTENGLEADIVRRAGIPFESIEISGLRRSLSFENVKTGVRFLKSVVRVRKLLRDFQPDIVVGTGGFVCGPVLYTAAKMGYKTLVHEQNSLPGITNKFLARYVDRVALSFKGSGHHFGKNEGKTILIGNPRASEVAMLQIDPIEEKQKYGFEQDRPLIVVYGGSRGAPAINKAVVEMIPMLTATDWSLLFVTGQVHYEDIQTQLGTLPDRIQLRPFIYDLPLILKASQLVISRSGASTLAELTTLGLPSILIPSPYVTENHQEVNASSLVETGASLLIRESELTGDRLFEACTKAIADQANMSKASLALGMPNAASDLVDELLRLIQRNN; this is encoded by the coding sequence ATGAGAATCGTAGTTTCAGGTGGCGGAACAGGCGGGCATATCTATCCGGCACTGGCCATGATCCGAGAAGTTGAGCGTCGTATGGCATGTGAAGTGTTATATATCGGTACTGAGAATGGACTCGAGGCGGACATTGTCCGCCGGGCAGGCATTCCGTTCGAATCAATTGAAATTTCAGGACTACGCCGTTCCTTGTCGTTTGAGAACGTCAAGACCGGTGTCCGCTTTTTGAAAAGTGTGGTCCGAGTCCGAAAGCTTCTGCGTGATTTTCAACCGGATATTGTTGTCGGAACAGGTGGTTTTGTTTGCGGTCCTGTCCTCTATACAGCAGCGAAGATGGGGTATAAGACGCTGGTCCATGAACAAAACAGCTTACCTGGAATCACCAATAAATTCTTGGCGCGTTATGTCGACCGGGTGGCATTGTCCTTTAAAGGGTCTGGTCATCATTTCGGGAAAAACGAAGGGAAAACGATTCTAATCGGAAATCCCCGGGCCTCAGAAGTTGCGATGTTGCAAATTGATCCAATCGAAGAAAAACAAAAATACGGTTTTGAACAAGATCGGCCTCTGATTGTCGTTTACGGCGGCAGCCGAGGAGCACCGGCCATCAATAAAGCGGTCGTCGAGATGATTCCCATGTTGACAGCAACTGACTGGTCGTTATTGTTCGTCACCGGCCAGGTCCACTATGAAGACATTCAGACGCAGTTAGGAACATTACCGGACCGGATTCAATTGCGTCCATTCATTTACGATTTGCCGTTGATATTAAAAGCGAGTCAACTGGTCATCTCGCGTTCCGGAGCAAGTACGTTAGCTGAATTGACGACGCTCGGTTTACCGAGCATCTTGATTCCAAGTCCATACGTGACGGAAAATCATCAGGAAGTGAACGCATCATCACTCGTCGAGACAGGAGCGAGTCTTTTGATCCGTGAATCCGAATTGACGGGAGACCGATTGTTCGAGGCGTGTACGAAGGCGATTGCCGATCAAGCCAACATGTCAAAAGCATCGCTCGCACTCGGCATGCCAAATGCGGCAAGTGATTTGGTCGATGAATTATTACGGTTGATTCAGCGAAATAACTAA
- the ftsA gene encoding cell division protein FtsA, protein METKGTIAALDIGTSEVKLIVGELLGGTLNVLAEGSAPSAGVKRGVIVDIDQTVNAIKQAVAEVERTLGEPIGEVYVAISGEHIQVKDCQGMTSIKGEDNEITDDDVKDVLHSAMVMRIPNELSVVDVLPKTFTVDQQTEITDPRGMIGYRLEVTGKLIIGAKTILHSIKRSIERAGLELAGYVLESLAVSRIAASIDELELGVGIVDIGHETTTLSIYEKNDLVYTTTLAYGGDHLTRDLTYKMNCKYQDAKLAKEEYGVALEALGDPEEKVSYVTINGEHRFEPQTEIGFVLEARLEEIFEMIQKRMTQAGYTQMNSGIILCGGSSSLPGIDQLGKRIFKQSVNVYQPASLGIRHPKYAVAAGMLRYVLSRSAVSKSGFDRADEKGVAAQGREQEELLAHPSQPSVREERPQKEQPPKERKSFSSFFEKFFG, encoded by the coding sequence ATGGAAACGAAAGGTACGATTGCCGCACTAGATATTGGGACATCGGAAGTGAAACTCATCGTCGGTGAACTTCTAGGTGGAACACTGAATGTCTTAGCGGAAGGGTCTGCACCATCTGCAGGCGTCAAGCGAGGTGTCATCGTCGACATCGATCAAACAGTAAATGCCATTAAACAAGCGGTTGCAGAAGTGGAGCGCACACTCGGCGAACCAATTGGTGAAGTATATGTAGCAATTTCCGGTGAGCACATCCAAGTCAAAGATTGCCAAGGGATGACATCAATCAAAGGGGAAGATAACGAAATCACGGATGACGACGTGAAGGATGTCCTTCACTCAGCAATGGTGATGCGGATTCCAAACGAATTGAGCGTTGTCGATGTGTTACCTAAAACGTTTACTGTCGATCAGCAGACGGAGATCACAGATCCACGTGGCATGATTGGTTATCGTCTAGAAGTGACAGGGAAGCTGATTATCGGAGCGAAGACGATTCTACATAGCATCAAACGTTCCATCGAACGGGCTGGGTTGGAACTTGCGGGGTATGTGCTGGAAAGTTTAGCCGTCTCACGAATCGCAGCCTCGATTGATGAGTTGGAGCTGGGTGTCGGGATCGTTGATATCGGACATGAAACGACCACTCTTTCAATTTATGAAAAAAACGATTTAGTTTACACAACGACACTTGCGTACGGTGGAGATCACCTGACACGCGATTTGACGTATAAAATGAATTGTAAATACCAGGATGCGAAACTAGCCAAAGAAGAATACGGCGTCGCATTAGAAGCGTTAGGTGACCCGGAAGAGAAAGTCTCGTACGTGACAATCAACGGGGAACACCGTTTCGAACCACAGACGGAGATTGGCTTTGTCCTTGAAGCCCGTCTGGAAGAGATTTTTGAGATGATTCAGAAACGAATGACACAGGCTGGGTATACACAAATGAACAGTGGAATCATTCTTTGTGGTGGCAGTTCTTCCCTACCAGGAATTGACCAGCTCGGTAAGCGAATCTTTAAACAAAGCGTGAATGTGTATCAACCAGCCAGCTTGGGGATTCGTCATCCGAAGTATGCTGTCGCTGCTGGGATGTTACGATATGTTTTATCACGCAGTGCCGTTTCGAAGTCAGGATTTGACCGTGCGGACGAAAAGGGAGTAGCCGCACAAGGCCGTGAGCAAGAGGAGTTACTTGCACACCCTTCCCAACCTTCAGTACGCGAAGAGCGACCACAGAAGGAACAACCTCCAAAAGAGCGAAAGTCATTCAGCAGTTTCTTTGAGAAATTTTTCGGCTAA
- the murD gene encoding UDP-N-acetylmuramoyl-L-alanine--D-glutamate ligase yields the protein MMKSSELEKKKVLVLGTAKSGIAAATYLVKAGAVVTVNDGGTPSEADVQTLESLEVETVFGSHPLSLLDGTELIVKNPGIPYQIPLLQRAIERGIPIWTEVELAYRSTKADWVAITGSNGKTTTTTLVHELLKQGSRRVHLAGNIGFPAVEVAQQTAADDVIVIELSSFQLMGIESFQPVSAAFLNLSPAHLDYHGDVTSYAAAKARIFSNMNEAGRLVVNADDEEVMRLSETAAAERLTFSRRQPAYAHVENGMIFVGQTKILPVSELALGGGHNLENVLAALTLIEPFGIALTAIQEVLRTFGGVAHRTEYIGEFAGRKVYNDSKATNNVATEAALSGFHSSIIWICGGLERGADLTPLKSAMTHVKHVIGLGETGQRFADLADDQQIASTVTREMEEAVITAFDVSKPGDIILLSPASASWDQYKTYEERGEHFIRSVQKVGGTAK from the coding sequence ATGATGAAGAGTTCTGAACTGGAGAAGAAAAAAGTATTGGTCCTTGGGACTGCGAAAAGCGGAATTGCAGCAGCGACCTATCTTGTTAAGGCAGGAGCTGTCGTGACGGTGAATGATGGAGGGACTCCTTCGGAAGCCGACGTACAAACGCTTGAATCTTTGGAGGTCGAAACGGTTTTCGGAAGTCATCCGCTATCCTTACTGGATGGAACAGAATTAATCGTAAAAAATCCAGGCATTCCGTATCAGATTCCGTTATTACAGAGGGCAATCGAGCGTGGCATCCCGATTTGGACAGAAGTTGAACTGGCTTACCGTTCAACGAAAGCAGATTGGGTCGCAATTACCGGATCAAACGGTAAGACGACGACGACGACACTGGTCCATGAATTATTGAAACAGGGGTCAAGACGCGTTCATTTAGCTGGAAACATTGGTTTCCCGGCAGTTGAAGTTGCCCAGCAGACGGCTGCAGATGATGTCATCGTCATCGAGTTATCCAGTTTTCAATTGATGGGAATCGAATCATTCCAACCAGTCAGTGCAGCCTTCTTAAACTTGTCGCCGGCTCATCTTGATTATCACGGAGATGTAACGTCTTACGCGGCAGCAAAAGCACGGATCTTTTCAAACATGAATGAAGCTGGACGACTTGTCGTCAATGCAGACGATGAGGAAGTCATGCGCTTGAGCGAAACAGCGGCAGCGGAACGATTGACGTTTTCACGTCGTCAACCGGCCTATGCACATGTCGAAAACGGTATGATCTTCGTCGGTCAGACAAAAATTCTTCCGGTCAGTGAACTGGCGCTTGGCGGTGGACACAATCTCGAGAATGTCCTGGCCGCCTTGACATTGATTGAACCTTTTGGGATTGCCTTAACGGCGATTCAAGAGGTTTTGCGGACATTTGGTGGAGTCGCGCACCGGACAGAATACATCGGAGAATTTGCCGGACGAAAAGTCTACAATGACTCAAAAGCCACGAACAACGTGGCGACGGAAGCGGCCCTGTCCGGTTTTCACTCGTCTATCATCTGGATCTGTGGTGGACTCGAACGCGGTGCAGATTTGACACCGTTAAAAAGTGCGATGACCCATGTCAAACATGTCATCGGACTCGGTGAGACAGGTCAACGCTTCGCTGATCTAGCTGACGATCAACAGATCGCCTCTACGGTAACACGTGAGATGGAAGAAGCCGTTATCACAGCATTTGATGTTTCGAAGCCCGGTGATATCATTTTATTATCTCCGGCATCTGCAAGTTGGGATCAATATAAGACATATGAAGAGCGTGGCGAACATTTCATCCGTTCCGTTCAAAAAGTAGGGGGGACGGCGAAATGA
- a CDS encoding cell division protein FtsQ/DivIB produces the protein MKEQQPASQPKMDTTVRSLEDKIPYVREQRRKKANRRLIYVLILIGLLIGVVFYLQSSFSRVATFDVTGTVNVKKEDIIQASRIKVKETHAFNVSEEAVLERIENVPGIREATMKKTFLHHYEVDVVEEKEIAYAKDKPGARIVLADGTILPGKSKEELFDAPILTGFTDQSLERLTKELVKIEPKVRSRISEIVANDQTDKGGLKLFMTDGNTVLLSTSAFSNSLNEYVKVISALPKGKTGTITIDGGIYFKPYKGKN, from the coding sequence GTGAAGGAACAACAACCGGCAAGCCAGCCGAAGATGGATACGACTGTCCGCAGCTTAGAAGATAAAATTCCATATGTCCGTGAGCAGCGTCGGAAAAAGGCGAACCGGCGTTTAATCTATGTCCTCATCCTGATCGGTCTATTGATTGGTGTCGTCTTCTATCTTCAATCGAGTTTCTCGCGTGTCGCGACGTTTGACGTCACCGGCACCGTGAACGTCAAGAAGGAAGACATCATTCAAGCCTCACGTATTAAGGTGAAGGAGACACATGCTTTCAATGTGTCGGAAGAAGCCGTGTTGGAACGGATTGAAAATGTCCCGGGTATACGCGAAGCGACGATGAAAAAAACGTTTTTACATCATTACGAAGTTGACGTCGTCGAAGAAAAAGAGATTGCGTATGCCAAAGATAAACCGGGTGCCCGGATTGTCTTAGCGGATGGGACGATTCTTCCCGGAAAGTCGAAGGAAGAATTGTTTGATGCACCGATTCTAACAGGATTTACGGATCAGTCCCTGGAACGTCTGACAAAGGAACTCGTCAAAATCGAGCCGAAAGTCCGGAGCCGGATTTCGGAAATCGTAGCCAATGATCAGACGGACAAGGGGGGATTGAAGTTATTCATGACAGACGGAAATACCGTCTTATTGAGTACATCGGCTTTTTCTAACTCGTTGAATGAATATGTCAAGGTGATTTCCGCTTTGCCAAAAGGAAAGACTGGAACAATCACCATTGATGGAGGAATCTATTTCAAACCATATAAAGGTAAAAATTAG